From Streptomyces sp. NBC_00370, a single genomic window includes:
- the gndA gene encoding NADP-dependent phosphogluconate dehydrogenase: MSGTAQIGVTGLAVMGRNLARNFARNGLTVALHNRTAAKTRALVEEFGDEGTFVPAESAADFVAALERPRRLVIMVKAGEPTDAVIQEFAPLLEEGDVIIDGGNAHFADTRRREKELREQGIHFVGVGISGGEEGALHGPSIMPGGSAESYKSLGPLLEKIAAKAPDGARTVAHIGPDGAGHFVKMVHNGIEYADMQLIAEAYHLLRAVAGYSPAKIAETFRTWNTGRLDSYLIEITAEVLAHTDAETGKPFVDIVTDQAEQKGTGRWTVQIALDLGVPVSGIAEAVFARSLSGHAALRDASRSLPGPKATPLSEEDAARFADQVEQALYASKIVSYTQGFHQIRAGSDEYDWDIDLGSVAAIWRAGCIIRAAFLDRIREAFDTQRDLPSLLSDKQFAEEIGAAQDDWRAVITAAVHQGVPTPGFAAALSYYDALRAERLPAALTQGQRDFFGAHTYTRTDRKGSFHTLWGSDRSEVSTD; this comes from the coding sequence ATGAGTGGTACTGCCCAGATCGGCGTCACCGGGCTCGCGGTGATGGGCCGCAACCTCGCCAGGAACTTCGCCCGTAACGGCCTCACCGTCGCCCTGCACAACCGTACGGCGGCGAAGACCCGCGCGCTGGTCGAGGAGTTCGGCGACGAGGGCACCTTCGTCCCCGCCGAATCGGCGGCGGACTTCGTCGCCGCGCTCGAACGCCCCCGGCGTCTCGTGATCATGGTGAAGGCCGGCGAGCCGACGGACGCCGTGATCCAGGAGTTCGCCCCGCTGCTGGAGGAGGGCGACGTCATCATCGACGGCGGCAACGCCCACTTCGCCGACACCAGGCGCCGCGAGAAGGAGCTGCGGGAGCAGGGCATCCACTTCGTCGGCGTCGGCATCTCCGGCGGCGAGGAGGGCGCGCTGCACGGCCCGAGCATCATGCCCGGCGGTTCCGCCGAGTCGTACAAGTCGCTCGGCCCGCTGCTGGAGAAGATCGCGGCCAAGGCGCCCGACGGCGCGCGTACGGTCGCGCACATCGGCCCGGACGGCGCGGGGCACTTCGTGAAGATGGTGCACAACGGCATCGAGTACGCCGACATGCAGCTCATCGCCGAGGCGTACCACCTGCTGCGCGCGGTCGCCGGCTACTCCCCCGCGAAGATCGCCGAGACGTTCAGGACCTGGAACACCGGCCGGCTCGACTCGTACCTGATCGAGATCACCGCCGAGGTGCTGGCGCACACGGACGCGGAGACGGGCAAGCCGTTCGTCGACATCGTCACCGACCAGGCGGAGCAGAAGGGCACGGGCCGCTGGACCGTGCAGATCGCGCTCGACCTCGGGGTGCCGGTGTCCGGTATCGCCGAGGCCGTCTTCGCCCGTTCCCTGTCGGGCCACGCGGCGCTGCGCGATGCGTCGCGCTCGCTGCCGGGCCCGAAGGCCACGCCGCTGAGCGAGGAGGACGCGGCGCGCTTCGCCGACCAGGTCGAGCAGGCGCTCTACGCGTCCAAGATCGTGTCGTACACGCAGGGCTTCCACCAGATCCGGGCGGGCAGCGACGAGTACGACTGGGACATCGACCTCGGTTCGGTCGCGGCCATCTGGCGGGCGGGCTGCATCATCAGGGCGGCGTTCCTCGACCGGATCCGCGAGGCGTTCGACACGCAGCGCGACCTGCCGAGCCTGCTGTCGGACAAGCAGTTCGCCGAGGAGATCGGCGCGGCGCAGGACGACTGGCGCGCGGTCATCACGGCCGCGGTGCACCAGGGCGTCCCGACGCCGGGCTTCGCCGCCGCGCTGTCGTACTACGACGCGCTGCGCGCCGAGCGGCTGCCCGCCGCGCTGACCCAGGGTCAGCGTGACTTCTTCGGCGCACACACGTACACGCGCACCGACCGGAAGGGCTCGTTCCACACGCTGTGGGGCAGCGACCGTTCCGAGGTCTCGACGGACTGA